A portion of the Actomonas aquatica genome contains these proteins:
- a CDS encoding HEPN-associated N-terminal domain-containing protein — protein MGLLKRYLERQQEEGWSSVGDKYVCAKCFSDYAISDFVESHPVKCSCDYCGKISDEPLAAEMDEVLSFIAGGINREYDIPENCLPWDGREGGWQIVQPTDGWDLVTDGGWVNEDSDGWEKLLEDLRGSFSDNAYVQRDPLDLSHSERLASSWGAFCHTVKHRTRFVLFKLRRTRKPKHTYYPDDMEGVPVYQILEQIGWLAQDLDLVRHLPRKKVLIRARQHEAGVLPTTAADLGAPPSHMASQSRMSPAGISMFYAADDERTAFLETYDPAASVKVEMSFATFETARKLRILDLTALPLVPSIFDESQYERRHDILFFHELARDISKPIARDGREHYEYVPTQIVAEHFRSVFRDRRRPIDGIAFRSSRKGAGKSYCLFTGPEGCDDRFRDKQAAKFPWNKKHRFVVLRNVVRKSVVSCISGSQS, from the coding sequence ATGGGGTTGTTGAAGCGCTACCTTGAGCGTCAGCAGGAAGAGGGATGGAGTTCTGTTGGGGACAAGTATGTCTGCGCAAAATGCTTCTCAGACTACGCCATCTCCGATTTCGTGGAGTCGCATCCGGTCAAATGTAGCTGTGATTATTGCGGCAAGATCTCAGATGAGCCCCTAGCCGCGGAAATGGATGAGGTGCTATCTTTCATCGCCGGCGGTATTAACCGTGAATACGACATCCCCGAGAATTGCCTGCCGTGGGATGGTCGTGAAGGTGGATGGCAGATTGTCCAGCCGACAGATGGCTGGGATTTGGTAACTGATGGTGGATGGGTTAATGAGGATTCGGACGGGTGGGAAAAATTGCTGGAAGACCTTCGCGGCTCGTTTTCTGACAACGCGTATGTGCAGCGAGACCCGCTCGATCTATCACACAGTGAGCGTCTTGCGAGCTCGTGGGGAGCGTTCTGCCACACTGTGAAGCACCGGACTCGATTTGTGCTTTTTAAGCTTCGACGGACAAGGAAGCCGAAGCACACTTACTACCCGGACGACATGGAAGGCGTTCCGGTTTACCAGATTCTGGAGCAAATTGGCTGGCTCGCTCAGGATCTAGATCTCGTCCGGCATCTACCCCGAAAGAAGGTTCTAATTCGTGCAAGACAGCACGAGGCTGGAGTGCTACCAACCACTGCCGCCGATCTCGGGGCACCGCCATCTCACATGGCTAGTCAAAGCAGGATGAGCCCAGCGGGAATATCGATGTTCTACGCAGCCGACGACGAGCGGACTGCGTTTCTCGAAACCTACGATCCGGCTGCATCCGTTAAAGTAGAGATGAGTTTTGCGACTTTCGAAACTGCCCGAAAATTAAGGATACTAGACCTCACCGCATTGCCCCTCGTGCCGAGTATTTTCGACGAATCCCAATACGAGCGGCGGCATGATATTCTGTTTTTTCACGAACTAGCTCGCGACATTTCAAAGCCGATTGCCCGGGATGGCCGAGAGCACTACGAATACGTTCCGACCCAAATTGTCGCCGAGCATTTCCGCTCGGTTTTTCGGGATAGGCGCAGACCTATTGATGGAATCGCGTTTCGGAGCAGCCGTAAAGGGGCGGGCAAGTCTTACTGTCTCTTCACCGGTCCGGAAGGTTGCGATGATAGATTTCGGGACAAGCAGGCGGCCAAATTTCCGTGGAACAAGAAGCACAGATTTGTTGTGCTCCGAAACGTAGTCAGAAAGTCGGTTGTGAGTTGCATCTCGGGTTCCCAAAGTTAG
- a CDS encoding N-6 DNA methylase — protein MTATLSKKDERLADALKAYGCPGIVSLRNNQKHSPDHVPYLDLLSDQVQAEVSRLPDAVAEFQGKPVMYLLDAEAGEPDALERISLQQRLANRGDHAVLAVVRPGELVIYPLNLDRRTLNEKGIGRPIRASDPRAPFLFDQIATGSPFGLEGQSKASDPVFEEIKSLLDKAVDELVIKKGLDGLAVLSMTGRALFFRFLVDREIVTDDLITDICPAAKSDPKEFRLRRVFSNPERAAQTSTWLDITFNGDLLPLIDSLPLDVSEAKRAKAYGEVYQKAGFDSANSVFEHLEAILRGWEATKGRLLPGIIDWDELNFRHIPIGVLSQVYENFSHRVDDLESKARSVHYTPRSLAKLLVDEALAGLDTPAHKAKILDPACGAGVFLVLALRELVRRRWAADKARLGDSVRRPSKQVIESILHNQIRGFDVSESALRLAALGLYVTVIELNEITTPPSAHHATKALQGLVLFDQRTAEERTQTGFVLGSLGDAVDRKEFDGEFDVVVGNPPWSVVNDPERSEALDRAGTEAAKRVLATRGLDDVATSYRNPGGVPDLPFLWRAAEWTRPGGFVAFAVDARFILKQTPTGLAARNAWFQAMHVTGILNGSDLEKTNVWACHDQPWILIWSRNEKPDLDSASFHLATPVREDELAGRGEFRLDYKSAYQVTSEAVIESPWLCKALAIGSTLDVQVMQKLCKAANKRSIGTLWQHDEPVSCRGLDIRPFRLDKSTKRPRPCPVWLVDLEVFDGETPDLLSNGRYPTYRERHGEFEPKHTKSENNFRSPLVCISRSPGETRDDAKSFRLPRRKIAFSKNYFGYTTYWHKDPDLLCALLHVIAHSRLFQHFSYMRSAQVGARKRILDKSDIDAFPFPEIEKLSNEQRAEALRLADLLDSHGERDWKALDAFVGDLFGLTKAEQQIVSDTVTFNGPYAVVRQPAMRSVPEEEANAFVRTLERAIQPFFKSVRQKVKASLIPRLEGDWRQPWAFVTLLVDGDAWEPSPKLIASLVAEASSSAASRVVMPLPEGGLILGLLNKRRFWTQSRARLCALHIAEEHLELCFPLPARR, from the coding sequence ATGACGGCGACGCTTTCCAAAAAGGATGAACGGCTGGCCGATGCATTGAAGGCCTATGGGTGCCCAGGTATTGTTTCGCTGCGAAACAACCAAAAGCACTCGCCCGATCATGTTCCTTATCTCGACTTGCTGTCGGACCAAGTGCAGGCAGAGGTTTCCCGGCTCCCTGATGCTGTGGCGGAATTTCAGGGAAAGCCCGTAATGTATCTACTAGATGCTGAAGCAGGCGAACCTGATGCATTGGAGCGAATCAGCCTTCAGCAGCGTCTCGCGAATCGTGGCGATCATGCAGTTTTAGCCGTTGTTCGGCCGGGGGAGTTGGTCATTTATCCACTGAATCTCGACCGTAGGACCTTGAATGAGAAAGGCATCGGGCGGCCTATTCGGGCTTCCGACCCCCGCGCGCCATTTTTATTCGACCAGATCGCCACCGGCTCGCCGTTCGGTCTTGAGGGCCAGTCCAAGGCTTCTGACCCCGTGTTTGAAGAGATTAAGTCGCTGCTCGATAAGGCGGTGGATGAACTGGTGATCAAAAAGGGCCTTGATGGTCTGGCCGTGCTCTCGATGACGGGCCGTGCGCTCTTCTTTCGGTTTTTGGTGGATCGCGAGATCGTGACGGACGACCTGATCACGGACATCTGCCCGGCGGCGAAAAGTGATCCCAAGGAATTCAGGCTGAGGCGGGTATTTTCAAACCCGGAACGAGCGGCTCAGACGTCGACTTGGCTCGACATCACCTTCAACGGAGACCTCCTGCCATTGATAGATTCCCTGCCGTTGGATGTTTCTGAAGCGAAACGCGCCAAAGCCTATGGGGAGGTTTACCAAAAGGCAGGTTTCGACTCCGCAAACAGCGTCTTTGAACACTTGGAGGCTATTTTGCGCGGCTGGGAGGCAACAAAGGGCCGGCTATTGCCCGGCATCATCGACTGGGACGAACTCAACTTCCGGCACATTCCTATCGGCGTGCTGAGCCAAGTATACGAGAACTTCAGTCATCGGGTGGACGACCTCGAATCAAAAGCCCGGTCTGTCCATTACACGCCACGAAGTCTTGCCAAACTGCTTGTGGATGAAGCTTTGGCCGGGTTGGACACACCGGCACACAAGGCCAAGATCCTCGACCCGGCCTGCGGGGCTGGGGTATTTTTGGTTCTCGCTCTTCGGGAATTGGTGCGCCGGCGATGGGCGGCTGACAAGGCGCGGCTAGGAGACTCGGTTCGTCGCCCGAGCAAGCAAGTCATCGAAAGCATCCTGCACAATCAAATCCGAGGCTTCGATGTGAGCGAGTCTGCTCTCCGGCTAGCTGCCCTGGGTCTTTATGTGACCGTTATTGAATTAAACGAGATCACCACGCCACCGTCCGCCCACCACGCTACCAAAGCCCTGCAAGGGCTTGTATTGTTCGATCAACGCACAGCTGAAGAGCGCACCCAGACAGGTTTTGTGCTTGGCAGTTTGGGCGACGCTGTAGATCGCAAGGAATTCGACGGTGAGTTTGATGTCGTAGTGGGTAACCCGCCGTGGAGCGTCGTGAATGACCCGGAGCGAAGCGAAGCTCTGGATCGGGCGGGAACCGAGGCCGCCAAGCGTGTTTTGGCAACGCGCGGGTTGGATGATGTGGCCACATCTTACCGCAATCCTGGGGGAGTGCCTGATCTTCCTTTTCTCTGGCGTGCCGCCGAGTGGACGCGGCCTGGAGGGTTCGTGGCTTTCGCAGTGGATGCTCGGTTCATTCTCAAACAAACCCCAACGGGGCTCGCTGCCAGAAATGCTTGGTTCCAAGCAATGCATGTCACGGGCATCTTGAATGGCTCTGACCTTGAAAAGACGAACGTTTGGGCCTGCCACGACCAACCATGGATTCTAATCTGGAGTCGGAACGAAAAACCGGATCTGGACTCTGCTTCTTTTCACCTCGCCACTCCAGTGCGAGAAGATGAGCTCGCCGGCCGAGGTGAGTTCCGCCTCGATTACAAGTCCGCCTATCAAGTCACCTCTGAGGCGGTCATCGAAAGCCCTTGGCTATGCAAGGCGCTCGCCATCGGTAGCACTTTGGATGTGCAGGTGATGCAGAAGCTCTGCAAAGCGGCAAACAAACGATCCATCGGAACTCTTTGGCAACATGACGAGCCAGTGAGTTGCCGAGGCTTAGACATCAGACCTTTTAGATTGGATAAATCCACCAAACGGCCGCGCCCGTGTCCCGTTTGGCTGGTCGATCTGGAGGTGTTCGACGGTGAAACACCGGACCTTTTGAGCAACGGGCGCTATCCGACATATCGAGAGCGCCACGGCGAGTTTGAGCCCAAACATACGAAGTCAGAAAACAATTTCAGAAGCCCTCTTGTTTGCATCAGCCGTAGTCCAGGCGAGACGCGCGACGATGCAAAATCCTTCCGTCTCCCAAGGCGCAAAATAGCATTTTCGAAGAACTATTTTGGATACACGACCTATTGGCACAAAGATCCGGACCTGTTGTGTGCGCTGTTGCATGTTATAGCTCACAGTCGGCTTTTTCAGCACTTTAGCTACATGCGAAGCGCTCAAGTGGGTGCCCGTAAGCGCATCCTGGACAAGTCAGACATCGACGCCTTCCCGTTTCCTGAGATTGAAAAACTGAGTAATGAGCAGCGGGCAGAGGCTCTCAGGCTTGCAGACTTACTGGATTCACATGGCGAAAGAGATTGGAAGGCGTTGGATGCGTTTGTTGGCGACCTCTTTGGCCTCACGAAAGCGGAGCAACAAATCGTATCCGACACCGTAACTTTCAACGGCCCCTATGCTGTGGTTCGTCAGCCAGCCATGCGTTCAGTGCCGGAAGAAGAGGCCAATGCTTTTGTCCGCACCTTAGAGCGGGCGATTCAACCGTTCTTTAAATCTGTGAGGCAGAAAGTGAAGGCATCGCTGATTCCACGGTTGGAGGGAGACTGGCGGCAGCCGTGGGCCTTTGTGACTTTGCTCGTGGACGGCGACGCATGGGAACCATCACCCAAGCTCATCGCCAGCCTTGTTGCTGAAGCGAGCTCCAGTGCTGCGAGCCGCGTTGTCATGCCGTTGCCCGAAGGTGGCCTTATTCTCGGTCTTTTAAATAAACGCCGGTTCTGGACACAGAGTCGGGCACGACTTTGCGCCCTGCACATCGCCGAAGAGCATCTGGAGCTGTGCTTCCCCCTGCCTGCCCGGAGATGA